One Xenopus tropicalis strain Nigerian chromosome 8, UCB_Xtro_10.0, whole genome shotgun sequence genomic window carries:
- the dlgap5 gene encoding disks large-associated protein 5 codes for METRTQFTGRYKKDLSTENLRAKVARRKSITQKENRHNEFKKCRGLSVADANISLLKECELPPLEETDECSILKAQETTVVGKSKEYTKQRRDMLQRFKEEKELRKLKEQREKAAKGVFKCGIYKPDVTIPPVWGTQHTAKVKPKEKLAPPVVSRVTRSMAKAEPAGSKANRTQHVKAGVLNTSKISAERGITKGCGQNSALKKPETKVAPSQRGVRTALSTTTKPALRNNVVAKSQNKTTKETKAKENVKKSPVSEPPKVKEAEPLPKEAEPLPKEAEPLPKEAEPLPKEAEPLPKEAEPLPKEAEPLPKEAEPLPKEAEPLPKEAAVETGTSSIEAHQPPHERKPSFAPQNFMFQPMDGLSPYKFKPMTPSRANAFLTPCFTWSPVRLERNHLPASPKFNKEQTAVEQVLPVEQVLPVEQVLPVEQVLPVEQVLPVEQVLPVEQVLPVEQVLPVEQVPAPQSSELEMGIHPAEQQKESATDVCLAPTDAPGSPSSSVSNPQKENEKEAPKEPEHDVPYFRDTLKSEIARLKQLCCEWDKRIELDIPEDAKDLIRTTVGQTRLLMCERFKQFEGLVDNCEFKRGEKETTCTDLDGFWDMIYFQIEDVGKKFINLGKMEENSWQQNTAPTKKVVKKKIGPAATSKSTQGDSGRAAARSRLAAIKAALKNKGKQEEPTVEAPALPTRFDEVVFDAGFFRVESPAKGTNSVRAKCNSSWSSPTTQPSTNRIQQSKNHNGEQITEVPNSPGTVNSPIRKSLFDNSEEVSVQSDEPHPIPSVVETDKAACAVHVADLTKYLVPTETSSIQLCDSPAPEDIGMAPARALFVEETAGISGSFVDDVFMCSPQTNGPAPQPISPTRESDAVCGNRDLNALNDQLDFLGSCTPINMVEK; via the exons atggaaacaCGAACACAGTTTACTGGTAGATACAAGAAGGATTTGAGCACTGAAAACTTAAGAGCAAAAGTCGCGCGACGTAAATCCATAACTCAAAAGGAAAACAGACATAATGAGTTTAAAAAATGCAGGGGGCTGTCGGTGGCAGATGCCAATATTTCACTGCTGAAGGAGTGTGAACTGCCACCTCTAGAGGAGACTGATGAGTGTTCTATTCTTAAAGCACAGGAAACTACTGTGG TTGGAAAGTCTAAAGAATACACAAAACAACGACGTGATATGCTGCAGCGCTTCAAGGAGGAAAAGGAACTTAGAAAATTAAAAGAGCAACGCGAAAAAGCAGCCAAAGGGGTTTTTAAATGTGGAATCTACAAACCAGATGTGACCATTCCCCCAGTTTGGGGCACTCAGCATACTGCCAAAGTAAAACCAAAGGAAAAG CTAGCTCCCCCTGTTGTTTCAAGAGTTACAAGGTCTATGGCCAAGGCAGAACCTGCAGGGAGCAAAGCCAACAGAACCCAACATGTTAAG GCAGGAGTTCTTAACACTAGCAAGATTTCTGCTGAACGGGGCATAACAAAAGGATGTGGACAAAACTCTGCCCTAAAGAAACCTGAAACTAAAG ttgcTCCATCACAAAGAGGCGTTAGAACTGCACTGAGTACTACTACAAAACCTGCTCTCAGAAATAATGTTG tcgCCAAGTCCCAGAATAAGACTACCAAAGAAACAAAGGCTAAAGAGAATGTTAAG AAGTCTCCGGTTTCTGAGCCGCCAAAGGTAAAAGAAGCAGAACCGTTGCCTAAAGAAGCAGAACCATTGCCTAAAGAAGCAGAACCGTTGCCTAAAGAAGCAGAACCGTTGCCTAAAGAAGCAGAACCGTTGCCTAAAGAAGCAGAACCGTTGCCTAAAGAAGCAGAACCGTTGCCTAAAGAAGCAGAACCGTTGCCTAAAGAAGCAGAACCGTTGCCTAAAGAAGCAGCTGTGGAAACAGGAACTTCTTCTATAGAAGCGCATCAACCACCGCATGAAAGGAAGCCCTCATTTGCGCCTCAGAACTTTATGTTCCAGCCCATGGATGGTCTTTCCCCCTACAAATTTAAGCCCATGACGCCTAGTCGGGCCAATGCATTTCTGACTCCTTGTTTCACGTGGAGCCCTGTGAGGTTGGAAAG GAATCATTTGCCAGCGTCCCCAAAGTTCAACAAAGAGCAAACAGCTGTGGAGCAAGTGCTTCCTGTGGAGCAAGTGCTTCCTGTGGAGCAAGTGCTTCCTGTGGAGCAAGTGCTTCCTGTGGAGCAAGTGCTTCCTGTGGAGCAAGTGCTTCCTGTGGAGCAAGTGCTTCCTGTGGAGCAAGTGCTTCCTGTGGAGCAAGTGCCTGCACCACAGAGTTCTGAACTAGAAATGGGCATTCATCCTGCTGAACAACAAAAAG AATCTGCAACTGATGTTTGCCTGGCTCCAACTGATGCCCCAGGATCCCCTTCCTCATCTGTGTCAAATCCACAGAAAGAAAATGAGAAGGAAGCGCCTAAGGAACCAGAGCATGATGTGCCATATTTTAG AGATACTCTAAAGTCTGAGATTGCGAGGCTAAAACAGTTGTGCTGTGAGTGGGATAAACGAATTGAGCTGGATATCCCAGAGGATG ccaaagATCTGATCCGCACCACTGTTGGCCAGACAAGACTTCTGATGTGTGAAAGGTTTAAGCAGTTTGAGGGCCTAGTGGATAACTGTGAGTTCAAACGTGGGGAAAAGGAGACCACATGTACAGATCTGGATGGATTCTGGGATATGATCTATTTTCAG ATTGAAGATGTAGGTAAGAAGTTTATTAATCTTGGAAAGATGGAGGAGAACTCTTGGCAACAAAACACAGCCCCAACCAAAAAAGTTGTAAAG AAGAAGATTGGCCCTGCTGCAACATCAAAGTCAACCCAAGGGGATAGTGGCAGGGCCGCTGCTCGAAGTCGCCTTGCTGCTATTAAAGCTGCCTTGAAAAACAAAGGAAAGCAGGAGGAGCCCACTGTAGAGGCCCCAGCACTTCCTACCCGATTTGATGAAGTTGTGTTTGATGCAGGGTTTTTTCGAGTTGAGAGCCCTGCCAAAGGCACTAACA GTGTTAGGGCAAAATGCAATTCTTCTTGGTCATCCCCTACTACACAGCCAAGCACAAATCGGATTCAGCAGTCGAAGAATCACAATGGTGAACAAATAACAGAAGTACCAAATTCTCCAGGCACTGTAAATTCCCCCATCAGGAAATCACTCTTTGATAACTCAGAAGAAGTAAG tgTACAGAGTGATGAACCTCATCCCATACCTTCTGTGGTGGAAACGGACAAGGCTGCCTGT GCTGTGCATGTAGCTGACCTGACAAAATACTTGGTACCCACTGAGACTTCCAGTATCCAGCTGTGTGACTCTCCGGCACCAGAGGACATCGGAATGGCACCTGCTAGAGCTCTGTTTGTGGAAGAGACTGCAGGGATTTCTGGCTCATTTGTTGATGATGTTTTCATGTGTAGCCCACAAACAAATGGTCCTGCACCACAACCCATATCTCCCACTAGAGAATCTGACGCAGTTTGTGGCAATCGAG ATCTAAATGCTCTGAATGACCAACTGGACTTCCTGGGAAGCTGCACGCCTATCAATATGGTAGAGAAGTAA
- the lgals3 gene encoding galectin-3 — MADDFSLEEALPSQSAANAQHSQGQEQGQPPQQPWQWGNPPPGQYPFPGPYPGYPGAAPSQQYPGPFPGQQYPGFPPPGQGYPGFPAPGQGNPGFPAQDPQKPGAPGQPEYPAPSALVQLKVPYELPLPSGVVHRLVITIHGTVNPNAKRFAIDFRRGHDIAMHINPRFDERPHVIVRNSMIHNKWGHEERHAQKFPFVAGQPFKLQVMCEADHYKVAINNETLFQYVHRVKELHEIRSVCIAGDVTLNEVTPSMA; from the exons ATGGCAGATGACTTTTCG TTGGAGGAAGCTTTGCCTTCACAAAGTGCAGCAAACGCCCAGCATTCCCAGGGTCAGGAGCAAGGCCAGCCACCCCAACAGCCCTGGCAATGGGGCAACCCTCCACCAGGCCAGTATCCTTTTCCAGGTCCTTATCCAGGTTATCCTGGTGCTGCACCTAGCCAACAATATCCAGGACCATTTCCTGGCCAACAGTATCCAGGTTTCCCTCCACCAGGCCAGGGATACCCAGGTTTCCCTGCACCAGGCCAGGGAAACCCAGGATTCCCTGCACAAGATCCACAAAAACCTGGAGCTCCAGGGCAGCCTGAATATCCTGCTCCATCTGCTCTAGTTCAGCTA AAAGTTCCGTATGAACTTCCTCTGCCATCTGGGGTTGTACACCGTCTAGTGATCACAATTCATGGCACAGTTAACCCAAATGCAAAGAG atttgccattgacttcagaAGAGGCCATGATATTGCCATGCACATCAACCCACGTTTTGATGAAAGACCCCATGTTATTGTGCGCAATTCAATGATCCATAACAAATGGGGACATGAAGAGCGACATGCTCAAAAGTTTCCATTCGTAGCAGGCCAGCCTTTTaag CTCCAAGTCATGTGTGAAGCTGACCATTACAAAGTGGCTATAAACAACGAAACTCTTTTCCAGTACGTCCACAGGGTGAAGGAGCTACATGAAATCAGGAGTGTGTGTATTGCTGGTGATGTTACTTTAAATGAGGTTACTCCTTCCATGGCCTGA